One segment of Coffea arabica cultivar ET-39 chromosome 7c, Coffea Arabica ET-39 HiFi, whole genome shotgun sequence DNA contains the following:
- the LOC113699375 gene encoding lysine-specific demethylase JMJ27-like isoform X1 codes for MEEENMKLLENNGQEDVGKNEFRENGELGNKELNLEKGKEEGAEEERRENKEGKVSDEGEEGKGDCDGRRRYASQRKSSVEARLKLVRMIIEEEESEEGEKSRRKWRRRPKGKKEVGSESEGHQEDVKGESKKRRQGRRPSNAAVEKGGEENGGSGGELMRGEEKEQGETEKKKGGKKRHKNKGGGAGEEGKGEKEEKLVTWDVAKPKRVLKDENGILIESNMCHQCQRSDKEEVIRCTMCKTKRYCTPCIKSWYPGVPQEAFVESCPVCRKNCNCKACLRMEMPIKDKEKLELEFSAAEKVEYSKYILQLLLPYLKQLNEEQMMEKEIEAKLKYLSVSEIKVERGSCEDSERIFCNNCKTSIVDYHRSCPNCSYDLCLRCCRELRDGCLQGSDKGRTAEFIDPGPDYLHGGETCHAKGSTKSRMCVRWSQTETDTEMICDAQIENASVDDVDIVSQWKSSKDGSIPCPPSKLGGCSQGFLELKCLISEIEISELLVRAEKMIKEFKLEDAPEISKKLCSCSKSADGLNVSCGNLRKAASREDSQDNFLYCPKAVELQPEDLKHFQWHWMKGEPAIVRNVLDTTLGLSWEPMVMWRAFRQIKNVNHPILLNVNAISCLDWCEVDINVHQFFRGYSMGNFDSYGWPQILKLKDWPPSSLFEERLPRHNAEFINCLPFKVYTHPRGGYLNLAVKLPKNCLKPDMGPKTYIAYGYAEELGRADSVTKLHCDMSDAVNVLTHTEGVVLKPEELLKIEKLKQKHSAQDERELSRYGKTSHHIFDMQDEAEGKISVSNCLRIPQRVGIDVLELNSETKELKVSDQVGGGSQTMFEKGGTKNGDNGEVNHETMHIDTSASGNGVKEGGKRKRGRKKGEKNKAENIERNNLIDAENVDQENGRSYISLEVQRSHDTELEFVDVQNRVECNETSIDGKLDERKGVDVVEVLRNNVEGFADMDSGAWWDIFRRQDVPKLEQYLMKHYKEFRHVYCRPLEQVVHPIHDQSIYLTMEHKRRLKEEYGIEPWTFVQKLGDAVFIPAGCPHQVRNLKSCIKVALDFVSPENVGECVRMTEEFRVLPQNHRAKEDKLEVKKMTYYAMKEAIIDLENR; via the exons ATGGAGGAGGAGAATATGAAATTATTGGAGAATAATGGGCAAGAAGATGTTGGCAAGAATGAGTTTAGGGAGAATGGAGAGTTGGGGAACAAGGAATTGAATTTGGAGAAGGGTAAGGAAGAAGGGGCAGAGGAGGAGAGGAGGGAGAATAAAGAAGGAAAAGTGAGTGATGAGGGGGAGGAAGGAAAGGGGGATTGTGATGGAAGAAGGCGTTATGCAAGCCAGAGGAAATCGAGTGTGGAGGCGAGGTTAAAGTTGGTGAGAATGATTATAGAGGAGGAAGAGTCGGAGGAAGGGGAAAAGAGCAGAAGAAAGTGGAGAAGACGACCCAAGGGGAAGAAGGAAGTTGGTAGTGAATCAGAAGGGCATCAGGAAGATGTGAAAGGAGAAAGCAAGAAGAGAAGGCAAGGGAGGAGGCCGTCTAATGCTGCAGTAGAGAAAGGAGGAGAGGAGAATGGTGGGAGTGGTGGTGAATTAATGAGGGGAGAGGAAAAGGAGCAGGGGGAAACTGAGaagaaaaagggaggaaaaaagCGGCACAAAAACAAAGGAGGAGGAGCTGGAGAAGAAGGAAAGGGAGAGAAGGAAGAGAAACTGGTGACGTGGGACGTAGCTAAACCGAAGAGAGTGCTCAAGGATGAGAAT GGTATCTTAATTGAGTCCAATATGTGTCATCAGTGCCAGAGAAGTGACAAAGAAGAGGTTATTCGCTGTACCATGTGTAAGACGAAGAGATATTGTACTCCCTGCATAAAATCTTG GTACCCTGGTGTTCCACAAGAGGCTTTTGTGGAGTCATGTCCTGTTTGTCGGAAGAATTGCAACTGCAAAGCCTGTTTACGCATGGAGATGCCAATAAAA GACAAGGAGAAATTAGAACTGGAATTCAGTGCTGCAGAAAAGGTTGAGTACTCAAAGTATATCCTACAACTGCTTCTGCCATACCTGAAACAATTAAATGAGGAACAGATGATGGAGAAGGAGATAGAGGCAAAGCTCAAAT ATTTGTCAGTGTCAGAGATCAAGGTAGAGAGAGGAAGCTGTGAGGATAGTGAGAGAATTTTTTG CAACAACTGCAAAACTTCTATTGTTGACTACCACCGAAGCTGCCCCAATTGCTCTTATGACCTTTGTCTTCGTTGTTGTCGAGAGCTTAGGGATGGCTGTCTGCAAGGGAGTGATAAGGGAAGGACTGCAGAATTTATTGATCCGGGGCCAGATTACTTGCATGGTGGTGAGACATGTCATGCTAAGGGTTCAACTAAGAGCAGAATGTGTGTTAGATGGTCCCAAACTGAAACTGATACAGAGATGATTTGTGATGCACAAATTGAGAACGCTTCTGTGGATGATGTGGACATAGTTAGCCAATGGAAATCCAGTAAAGATGGTAGCATTCCCTGCCCTCCCTCCAAACTGGGTGGCTGTAGTCAGGGATTTTTGGAACTCAAGTGCTTGATTTCAGAGATTGAGATTTCTGAGTTGCTTGTGAGGGCagagaaaatgataaaagaattCAAACTTGAAGATGCTCCTGAAATTTCTAAGAAGTTGTGTTCGTGTTCAAAATCTGCAGATGGACTTAATGTTAGCTGTGGTAACTTGCGTAAAGCAGCTTCTCGTGAAGATTCTCAGGACAACTTTTTGTACTGTCCAAAAGCTGTTGAACTTCAGCCTGAGGATCTGAAGCATTTTCAATGGCATTGGATGAAAGGTGAACCTGCGATTGTCAGGAATGTTCTTGATACAACATTGGGTTTGAGCTGGGAACCAATGGTGATGTGGCGTGCTTTTCGCCAGATTAAAAATGTTAATCATCCAATTCTTTTGAATGTAAATGCTATAAGTTGCTTAGATTGGTGTGAG GTTGATATTAATGTACACCAGTTCTTTCGAGGTTATTCCATGGGTAACTTTGACAGTTATGGATGGCCACAGATTTTAAAGTTGAAAGATTGGCCTCCATCTAGTTTATTTGAGGAGCGGTTACCTCGTCATAATGCTGAGTTTATTAATTGCTTGCCTTTTAAGGTTTATACTCATCCACGTGGTGGGTATTTAAATCTTGCTGTCAAGCTTCCAAAGAATTGCTTGAAGCCAGACATGGGGCCAAAAACATATATTGCATATGGATATGCTGAGGAACTTGGACGTGCAGACTCTGTTACCAAGCTTCACTGTGATATGTCTGATGCG GTGAATGTGCTGACACATACTGAAGGTGTTGTCCTAAAACCTGAAGAgcttttgaaaattgaaaaattgaaacAGAAGCACTCTGCACAGGATGAAAGAGAGCTAAGCAGATATGGAAAGACATCTCATCATATATTTGACATGCAGGATGAGGCTGAAGGGAAAATTTCTGTAAGCAACTGTTTGAGGATTCCGCAGAGGGTGGGGATTGATGTTTTGGAATTGAATTCTGAAACCAAAGAACTCAAAGTATCTGATCAGGTTGGGGGAGGCTCGCAAACTATGTTTGAGAAGGGAGGGACGAAGAATGGAGATAATGGAGAAGTTAACCATGAGACTATGCATATTGATACTAGTGCTAGTGGCAATGGTGTGAAGGAAGGTGGTAAAaggaagagaggaagaaaaaaaggagagaagaatAAAGCTGAAAACATTGAGAGAAATAATCTGATTGATGCTGAAAATGTTGATCAAGAAAATGGAAGATCTTACATCTCACTGGAAGTTCAGAGAAGTCATGATACTGAGCTTGAATTTGTTGATGTGCAAAATAGAGTTGAATGTAATGAAACAAGTATAGATGGAAAATTGGATGAAAGGAAGGGGGTAGACGTTGTTGAAGTCTTAAGAAACAATGTTGAAGGGTTTGCGGACATGGATAGTGGTGCTTGGTGGGACATATTCAGGAGGCAGGATGTGCCTAAATTAGAACAGTATCTCATGAAACACTATAAGGAATTCAGACATGTTTATTGTCGTCCACTAGAACAG GTGGTTCACCCAATACATGATCAAAGTATATACTTAACTATGGAACATAAGAGGAGGCTCAAAGAGGAATATG GTATTGAACCATGGACTTTTGTTCAAAAACTGGGCGATGCTGTTTTCATTCCTGCTGGCTGTCCTCACCAAGTCAGAAATTTGAAG
- the LOC113699375 gene encoding lysine-specific demethylase JMJ27-like isoform X4 yields the protein MEEENMKLLENNGQEDVGKNEFRENGELGNKELNLEKGKEEGAEEERRENKEGKVSDEGEEGKGDCDGRRRYASQRKSSVEARLKLVRMIIEEEESEEGEKSRRKWRRRPKGKKEVGSESEGHQEDVKGESKKRRQGRRPSNAAVEKGGEENGGSGGELMRGEEKEQGETEKKKGGKKRHKNKGGGAGEEGKGEKEEKLVTWDVAKPKRVLKDENGILIESNMCHQCQRSDKEEVIRCTMCKTKRYCTPCIKSWYPGVPQEAFVESCPVCRKNCNCKACLRMEMPIKDKEKLELEFSAAEKVEYSKYILQLLLPYLKQLNEEQMMEKEIEAKLKYLSVSEIKVERGSCEDSERIFCNNCKTSIVDYHRSCPNCSYDLCLRCCRELRDGCLQGSDKGRTAEFIDPGPDYLHGGETCHAKGSTKSRMCVRWSQTETDTEMICDAQIENASVDDVDIVSQWKSSKDGSIPCPPSKLGGCSQGFLELKCLISEIEISELLVRAEKMIKEFKLEDAPEISKKLCSCSKSADGLNVSCGNLRKAASREDSQDNFLYCPKAVELQPEDLKHFQWHWMKGEPAIVRNVLDTTLGLSWEPMVMWRAFRQIKNVNHPILLNVNAISCLDWCEVDINVHQFFRGYSMGNFDSYGWPQILKLKDWPPSSLFEERLPRHNAEFINCLPFKVYTHPRGGYLNLAVKLPKNCLKPDMGPKTYIAYGYAEELGRADSVTKLHCDMSDAVNVLTHTEGVVLKPEELLKIEKLKQKHSAQDERELSRYGKTSHHIFDMQDEAEGKISVSNCLRIPQRVGIDVLELNSETKELKVSDQVGGGSQTMFEKGGTKNGDNGEVNHETMHIDTSASGNGVKEGGKRKRGRKKGEKNKAENIERNNLIDAENVDQENGRSYISLEVQRSHDTELEFVDVQNRVECNETSIDGKLDERKGVDVVEVLRNNVEGFADMDSGAWWDIFRRQDVPKLEQYLMKHYKEFRHVYCRPLEQVVHPIHDQSIYLTMEHKRRLKEEYGIEPWTFVQKLGDAVFIPAGCPHQVRNLKI from the exons ATGGAGGAGGAGAATATGAAATTATTGGAGAATAATGGGCAAGAAGATGTTGGCAAGAATGAGTTTAGGGAGAATGGAGAGTTGGGGAACAAGGAATTGAATTTGGAGAAGGGTAAGGAAGAAGGGGCAGAGGAGGAGAGGAGGGAGAATAAAGAAGGAAAAGTGAGTGATGAGGGGGAGGAAGGAAAGGGGGATTGTGATGGAAGAAGGCGTTATGCAAGCCAGAGGAAATCGAGTGTGGAGGCGAGGTTAAAGTTGGTGAGAATGATTATAGAGGAGGAAGAGTCGGAGGAAGGGGAAAAGAGCAGAAGAAAGTGGAGAAGACGACCCAAGGGGAAGAAGGAAGTTGGTAGTGAATCAGAAGGGCATCAGGAAGATGTGAAAGGAGAAAGCAAGAAGAGAAGGCAAGGGAGGAGGCCGTCTAATGCTGCAGTAGAGAAAGGAGGAGAGGAGAATGGTGGGAGTGGTGGTGAATTAATGAGGGGAGAGGAAAAGGAGCAGGGGGAAACTGAGaagaaaaagggaggaaaaaagCGGCACAAAAACAAAGGAGGAGGAGCTGGAGAAGAAGGAAAGGGAGAGAAGGAAGAGAAACTGGTGACGTGGGACGTAGCTAAACCGAAGAGAGTGCTCAAGGATGAGAAT GGTATCTTAATTGAGTCCAATATGTGTCATCAGTGCCAGAGAAGTGACAAAGAAGAGGTTATTCGCTGTACCATGTGTAAGACGAAGAGATATTGTACTCCCTGCATAAAATCTTG GTACCCTGGTGTTCCACAAGAGGCTTTTGTGGAGTCATGTCCTGTTTGTCGGAAGAATTGCAACTGCAAAGCCTGTTTACGCATGGAGATGCCAATAAAA GACAAGGAGAAATTAGAACTGGAATTCAGTGCTGCAGAAAAGGTTGAGTACTCAAAGTATATCCTACAACTGCTTCTGCCATACCTGAAACAATTAAATGAGGAACAGATGATGGAGAAGGAGATAGAGGCAAAGCTCAAAT ATTTGTCAGTGTCAGAGATCAAGGTAGAGAGAGGAAGCTGTGAGGATAGTGAGAGAATTTTTTG CAACAACTGCAAAACTTCTATTGTTGACTACCACCGAAGCTGCCCCAATTGCTCTTATGACCTTTGTCTTCGTTGTTGTCGAGAGCTTAGGGATGGCTGTCTGCAAGGGAGTGATAAGGGAAGGACTGCAGAATTTATTGATCCGGGGCCAGATTACTTGCATGGTGGTGAGACATGTCATGCTAAGGGTTCAACTAAGAGCAGAATGTGTGTTAGATGGTCCCAAACTGAAACTGATACAGAGATGATTTGTGATGCACAAATTGAGAACGCTTCTGTGGATGATGTGGACATAGTTAGCCAATGGAAATCCAGTAAAGATGGTAGCATTCCCTGCCCTCCCTCCAAACTGGGTGGCTGTAGTCAGGGATTTTTGGAACTCAAGTGCTTGATTTCAGAGATTGAGATTTCTGAGTTGCTTGTGAGGGCagagaaaatgataaaagaattCAAACTTGAAGATGCTCCTGAAATTTCTAAGAAGTTGTGTTCGTGTTCAAAATCTGCAGATGGACTTAATGTTAGCTGTGGTAACTTGCGTAAAGCAGCTTCTCGTGAAGATTCTCAGGACAACTTTTTGTACTGTCCAAAAGCTGTTGAACTTCAGCCTGAGGATCTGAAGCATTTTCAATGGCATTGGATGAAAGGTGAACCTGCGATTGTCAGGAATGTTCTTGATACAACATTGGGTTTGAGCTGGGAACCAATGGTGATGTGGCGTGCTTTTCGCCAGATTAAAAATGTTAATCATCCAATTCTTTTGAATGTAAATGCTATAAGTTGCTTAGATTGGTGTGAG GTTGATATTAATGTACACCAGTTCTTTCGAGGTTATTCCATGGGTAACTTTGACAGTTATGGATGGCCACAGATTTTAAAGTTGAAAGATTGGCCTCCATCTAGTTTATTTGAGGAGCGGTTACCTCGTCATAATGCTGAGTTTATTAATTGCTTGCCTTTTAAGGTTTATACTCATCCACGTGGTGGGTATTTAAATCTTGCTGTCAAGCTTCCAAAGAATTGCTTGAAGCCAGACATGGGGCCAAAAACATATATTGCATATGGATATGCTGAGGAACTTGGACGTGCAGACTCTGTTACCAAGCTTCACTGTGATATGTCTGATGCG GTGAATGTGCTGACACATACTGAAGGTGTTGTCCTAAAACCTGAAGAgcttttgaaaattgaaaaattgaaacAGAAGCACTCTGCACAGGATGAAAGAGAGCTAAGCAGATATGGAAAGACATCTCATCATATATTTGACATGCAGGATGAGGCTGAAGGGAAAATTTCTGTAAGCAACTGTTTGAGGATTCCGCAGAGGGTGGGGATTGATGTTTTGGAATTGAATTCTGAAACCAAAGAACTCAAAGTATCTGATCAGGTTGGGGGAGGCTCGCAAACTATGTTTGAGAAGGGAGGGACGAAGAATGGAGATAATGGAGAAGTTAACCATGAGACTATGCATATTGATACTAGTGCTAGTGGCAATGGTGTGAAGGAAGGTGGTAAAaggaagagaggaagaaaaaaaggagagaagaatAAAGCTGAAAACATTGAGAGAAATAATCTGATTGATGCTGAAAATGTTGATCAAGAAAATGGAAGATCTTACATCTCACTGGAAGTTCAGAGAAGTCATGATACTGAGCTTGAATTTGTTGATGTGCAAAATAGAGTTGAATGTAATGAAACAAGTATAGATGGAAAATTGGATGAAAGGAAGGGGGTAGACGTTGTTGAAGTCTTAAGAAACAATGTTGAAGGGTTTGCGGACATGGATAGTGGTGCTTGGTGGGACATATTCAGGAGGCAGGATGTGCCTAAATTAGAACAGTATCTCATGAAACACTATAAGGAATTCAGACATGTTTATTGTCGTCCACTAGAACAG GTGGTTCACCCAATACATGATCAAAGTATATACTTAACTATGGAACATAAGAGGAGGCTCAAAGAGGAATATG GTATTGAACCATGGACTTTTGTTCAAAAACTGGGCGATGCTGTTTTCATTCCTGCTGGCTGTCCTCACCAAGTCAGAAATTTGAAG ATTTGA
- the LOC113699375 gene encoding lysine-specific demethylase JMJ27-like isoform X2: MEEENMKLLENNGQEDVGKNEFRENGELGNKELNLEKGKEEGAEEERRENKEGKVSDEGEEGKGDCDGRRRYASQRKSSVEARLKLVRMIIEEEESEEGEKSRRKWRRRPKGKKEVGSESEGHQEDVKGESKKRRQGRRPSNAAVEKGGEENGGSGGELMRGEEKEQGETEKKKGGKKRHKNKGGGAGEEGKGEKEEKLVTWDVAKPKRVLKDENGILIESNMCHQCQRSDKEEVIRCTMCKTKRYCTPCIKSWYPGVPQEAFVESCPVCRKNCNCKACLRMEMPIKDKEKLELEFSAAEKVEYSKYILQLLLPYLKQLNEEQMMEKEIEAKLKYLSVSEIKVERGSCEDSERIFCNNCKTSIVDYHRSCPNCSYDLCLRCCRELRDGCLQGSDKGRTAEFIDPGPDYLHGGETCHAKGSTKSRMCVRWSQTETDTEMICDAQIENASVDDVDIVSQWKSSKDGSIPCPPSKLGGCSQGFLELKCLISEIEISELLVRAEKMIKEFKLEDAPEISKKLCSCSKSADGLNVSCGNLRKAASREDSQDNFLYCPKAVELQPEDLKHFQWHWMKGEPAIVRNVLDTTLGLSWEPMVMWRAFRQIKNVNHPILLNVNAISCLDWCEVDINVHQFFRGYSMGNFDSYGWPQILKLKDWPPSSLFEERLPRHNAEFINCLPFKVYTHPRGGYLNLAVKLPKNCLKPDMGPKTYIAYGYAEELGRADSVTKLHCDMSDAVNVLTHTEGVVLKPEELLKIEKLKQKHSAQDERELSRYGKTSHHIFDMQDEAEGKISVSNCLRIPQRVGIDVLELNSETKELKVSDQVGGGSQTMFEKGGTKNGDNGEVNHETMHIDTSASGNGVKEGGKRKRGRKKGEKNKAENIERNNLIDAENVDQENGRSYISLEVQRSHDTELEFVDVQNRVECNETSIDGKLDERKGVDVVEVLRNNVEGFADMDSGAWWDIFRRQDVPKLEQYLMKHYKEFRHVYCRPLEQVVHPIHDQSIYLTMEHKRRLKEEYGIEPWTFVQKLGDAVFIPAGCPHQVRNLKSCIKVALDFVSPENVGECVRMTEEFRVLPQNHRAKEDKLEVKKMTYYAMKEAIIDLENS; the protein is encoded by the exons ATGGAGGAGGAGAATATGAAATTATTGGAGAATAATGGGCAAGAAGATGTTGGCAAGAATGAGTTTAGGGAGAATGGAGAGTTGGGGAACAAGGAATTGAATTTGGAGAAGGGTAAGGAAGAAGGGGCAGAGGAGGAGAGGAGGGAGAATAAAGAAGGAAAAGTGAGTGATGAGGGGGAGGAAGGAAAGGGGGATTGTGATGGAAGAAGGCGTTATGCAAGCCAGAGGAAATCGAGTGTGGAGGCGAGGTTAAAGTTGGTGAGAATGATTATAGAGGAGGAAGAGTCGGAGGAAGGGGAAAAGAGCAGAAGAAAGTGGAGAAGACGACCCAAGGGGAAGAAGGAAGTTGGTAGTGAATCAGAAGGGCATCAGGAAGATGTGAAAGGAGAAAGCAAGAAGAGAAGGCAAGGGAGGAGGCCGTCTAATGCTGCAGTAGAGAAAGGAGGAGAGGAGAATGGTGGGAGTGGTGGTGAATTAATGAGGGGAGAGGAAAAGGAGCAGGGGGAAACTGAGaagaaaaagggaggaaaaaagCGGCACAAAAACAAAGGAGGAGGAGCTGGAGAAGAAGGAAAGGGAGAGAAGGAAGAGAAACTGGTGACGTGGGACGTAGCTAAACCGAAGAGAGTGCTCAAGGATGAGAAT GGTATCTTAATTGAGTCCAATATGTGTCATCAGTGCCAGAGAAGTGACAAAGAAGAGGTTATTCGCTGTACCATGTGTAAGACGAAGAGATATTGTACTCCCTGCATAAAATCTTG GTACCCTGGTGTTCCACAAGAGGCTTTTGTGGAGTCATGTCCTGTTTGTCGGAAGAATTGCAACTGCAAAGCCTGTTTACGCATGGAGATGCCAATAAAA GACAAGGAGAAATTAGAACTGGAATTCAGTGCTGCAGAAAAGGTTGAGTACTCAAAGTATATCCTACAACTGCTTCTGCCATACCTGAAACAATTAAATGAGGAACAGATGATGGAGAAGGAGATAGAGGCAAAGCTCAAAT ATTTGTCAGTGTCAGAGATCAAGGTAGAGAGAGGAAGCTGTGAGGATAGTGAGAGAATTTTTTG CAACAACTGCAAAACTTCTATTGTTGACTACCACCGAAGCTGCCCCAATTGCTCTTATGACCTTTGTCTTCGTTGTTGTCGAGAGCTTAGGGATGGCTGTCTGCAAGGGAGTGATAAGGGAAGGACTGCAGAATTTATTGATCCGGGGCCAGATTACTTGCATGGTGGTGAGACATGTCATGCTAAGGGTTCAACTAAGAGCAGAATGTGTGTTAGATGGTCCCAAACTGAAACTGATACAGAGATGATTTGTGATGCACAAATTGAGAACGCTTCTGTGGATGATGTGGACATAGTTAGCCAATGGAAATCCAGTAAAGATGGTAGCATTCCCTGCCCTCCCTCCAAACTGGGTGGCTGTAGTCAGGGATTTTTGGAACTCAAGTGCTTGATTTCAGAGATTGAGATTTCTGAGTTGCTTGTGAGGGCagagaaaatgataaaagaattCAAACTTGAAGATGCTCCTGAAATTTCTAAGAAGTTGTGTTCGTGTTCAAAATCTGCAGATGGACTTAATGTTAGCTGTGGTAACTTGCGTAAAGCAGCTTCTCGTGAAGATTCTCAGGACAACTTTTTGTACTGTCCAAAAGCTGTTGAACTTCAGCCTGAGGATCTGAAGCATTTTCAATGGCATTGGATGAAAGGTGAACCTGCGATTGTCAGGAATGTTCTTGATACAACATTGGGTTTGAGCTGGGAACCAATGGTGATGTGGCGTGCTTTTCGCCAGATTAAAAATGTTAATCATCCAATTCTTTTGAATGTAAATGCTATAAGTTGCTTAGATTGGTGTGAG GTTGATATTAATGTACACCAGTTCTTTCGAGGTTATTCCATGGGTAACTTTGACAGTTATGGATGGCCACAGATTTTAAAGTTGAAAGATTGGCCTCCATCTAGTTTATTTGAGGAGCGGTTACCTCGTCATAATGCTGAGTTTATTAATTGCTTGCCTTTTAAGGTTTATACTCATCCACGTGGTGGGTATTTAAATCTTGCTGTCAAGCTTCCAAAGAATTGCTTGAAGCCAGACATGGGGCCAAAAACATATATTGCATATGGATATGCTGAGGAACTTGGACGTGCAGACTCTGTTACCAAGCTTCACTGTGATATGTCTGATGCG GTGAATGTGCTGACACATACTGAAGGTGTTGTCCTAAAACCTGAAGAgcttttgaaaattgaaaaattgaaacAGAAGCACTCTGCACAGGATGAAAGAGAGCTAAGCAGATATGGAAAGACATCTCATCATATATTTGACATGCAGGATGAGGCTGAAGGGAAAATTTCTGTAAGCAACTGTTTGAGGATTCCGCAGAGGGTGGGGATTGATGTTTTGGAATTGAATTCTGAAACCAAAGAACTCAAAGTATCTGATCAGGTTGGGGGAGGCTCGCAAACTATGTTTGAGAAGGGAGGGACGAAGAATGGAGATAATGGAGAAGTTAACCATGAGACTATGCATATTGATACTAGTGCTAGTGGCAATGGTGTGAAGGAAGGTGGTAAAaggaagagaggaagaaaaaaaggagagaagaatAAAGCTGAAAACATTGAGAGAAATAATCTGATTGATGCTGAAAATGTTGATCAAGAAAATGGAAGATCTTACATCTCACTGGAAGTTCAGAGAAGTCATGATACTGAGCTTGAATTTGTTGATGTGCAAAATAGAGTTGAATGTAATGAAACAAGTATAGATGGAAAATTGGATGAAAGGAAGGGGGTAGACGTTGTTGAAGTCTTAAGAAACAATGTTGAAGGGTTTGCGGACATGGATAGTGGTGCTTGGTGGGACATATTCAGGAGGCAGGATGTGCCTAAATTAGAACAGTATCTCATGAAACACTATAAGGAATTCAGACATGTTTATTGTCGTCCACTAGAACAG GTGGTTCACCCAATACATGATCAAAGTATATACTTAACTATGGAACATAAGAGGAGGCTCAAAGAGGAATATG GTATTGAACCATGGACTTTTGTTCAAAAACTGGGCGATGCTGTTTTCATTCCTGCTGGCTGTCCTCACCAAGTCAGAAATTTGAAG